The proteins below come from a single Brevundimonas sp. LM2 genomic window:
- a CDS encoding PleD family two-component system response regulator produces the protein MSSFFYVLDEPARLLFVDDDPILREFAQVNLATETARVDVAEDGLGALEALARDSYDLLLVDLEMPRLDGYGLLERLRSDPATAHLPVIVETGREDVEAIDRAYRAGATAFVTKPLNWRLLSYQIKFTLRAARAEADLRLQFTGPRAA, from the coding sequence ATGTCGAGTTTCTTCTACGTCCTGGACGAACCGGCCCGGCTCCTGTTCGTCGACGATGACCCCATCCTGCGCGAGTTCGCTCAGGTGAACCTGGCGACGGAGACCGCGCGGGTGGATGTGGCCGAGGACGGCTTGGGCGCCCTGGAAGCGCTCGCCCGCGACTCCTACGACCTGCTGCTCGTCGACCTGGAGATGCCTCGGCTGGACGGCTACGGCCTGCTGGAACGGTTGCGCAGCGATCCGGCGACCGCCCACCTGCCGGTGATCGTGGAGACCGGCCGCGAGGACGTCGAGGCGATTGACCGGGCCTACCGCGCCGGGGCCACCGCTTTCGTGACGAAGCCCCTGAACTGGCGGCTCCTGTCCTATCAGATCAAATTCACCCTGCGGGCCGCTCGCGCCGAGGCCGACCTTCGTCTGCAGTTCACCGGGCCGCGGGCCGCATGA